One Mycobacteriales bacterium DNA window includes the following coding sequences:
- a CDS encoding rhodanese-like domain-containing protein, with protein MYKDISVLEAVRLTAGDGAVLLDVREPDEWRAVRAPGALHIPMGQLPSSADRLPPSGLIACICHVGGRSAVVAEALVRAGYDAVNVAGGMDAWEAAGLPTERG; from the coding sequence GTGTACAAGGACATCTCCGTGCTCGAGGCGGTACGCCTGACGGCCGGCGACGGCGCGGTGCTGCTCGACGTGCGCGAACCTGACGAGTGGCGCGCCGTGCGCGCGCCCGGGGCGCTGCACATCCCGATGGGGCAGCTGCCGAGCTCGGCGGACCGGCTCCCGCCGAGCGGGCTGATCGCGTGCATCTGCCACGTCGGGGGTCGCTCGGCGGTGGTCGCGGAGGCCCTGGTCCGCGCCGGTTATGACGCGGTCAACGTCGCCGGCGGCATGGACGCGTGGGAAGCCGCCGGCCTCCCGACCGAACGCGGTTGA